The [Bacillus] selenitireducens MLS10 genome includes a region encoding these proteins:
- a CDS encoding amino acid ABC transporter permease, with the protein MFENIVELFTSEHYSNALPFIWRGLQLTLLVTLTGVFFGFIIGSLVGLARLSKSKILYAIATVYIETIRGTPILVQALFLYFAVSDVFNINFNAVTAGIIAIAINAGAYIAEIVRGGVESIDKGQFEAGRSMGMNGTQTMRYIIWPQAFKRMIPPLGNQFIISLKDTSIFAIISLNEVTYLMRQYVSSTGDPFVPYIMLSMAYLVITIPSMLILRRIERRLDV; encoded by the coding sequence ATGTTTGAAAACATCGTGGAATTATTTACAAGTGAACACTACAGTAACGCCCTTCCGTTTATTTGGAGAGGTTTGCAGCTTACCCTGCTCGTCACATTAACGGGCGTGTTTTTCGGCTTTATTATCGGAAGCCTGGTGGGACTTGCCCGCCTGTCAAAGAGCAAGATTCTCTATGCGATCGCGACGGTCTATATCGAAACGATCCGGGGTACCCCGATCCTTGTTCAGGCATTATTTCTTTACTTTGCTGTTTCCGACGTGTTTAACATTAACTTTAACGCCGTCACAGCCGGTATAATTGCCATTGCCATCAACGCAGGGGCCTATATTGCCGAGATTGTCCGCGGTGGCGTCGAGTCCATTGACAAAGGCCAATTTGAAGCAGGCCGGTCGATGGGGATGAACGGTACGCAGACGATGCGTTACATCATCTGGCCTCAGGCATTTAAAAGGATGATCCCGCCTCTCGGCAACCAGTTCATCATCAGCTTGAAAGATACGTCGATTTTTGCCATTATATCATTAAACGAAGTCACCTATCTGATGCGGCAGTACGTCAGTTCAACAGGTGATCCATTCGTCCCTTACATCATGCTCAGTATGGCGTATCTCGTCATTACGATCCCATCCATGCTGATCCTGAGACGAATTGAAAGGAGATTGGATGTCTGA
- a CDS encoding amino acid ABC transporter ATP-binding protein, with protein sequence MIKVTDLHKSFGKNEVLKGINAEVAAQEVVCVIGPSGSGKSTFLRCLNMLEEITSGDVQITGESLTDPKVDINKLRSKVGMVFQHFNLFPHMTVLRNVTLGPTIVKQESAEVAKEKALQLLEKVGLSDKADDYPGSLSGGQKQRVAIARALAMNPEVMLFDEPTSALDPELVGDVLNVMKDLAKEGMTMVVVTHEMGFAREMGDRVIFMDEGVIMEEGDPEQIFDNPEHPRTQSFLSKLL encoded by the coding sequence ATGATCAAAGTTACCGATCTACACAAGTCCTTTGGAAAAAATGAAGTATTAAAAGGCATCAATGCCGAGGTCGCCGCACAGGAAGTTGTCTGCGTCATCGGACCTTCAGGTTCCGGAAAGAGCACCTTCCTCCGCTGTTTGAATATGCTTGAGGAGATTACATCAGGAGATGTGCAGATTACCGGTGAGAGCCTGACCGACCCGAAAGTGGATATTAACAAACTCCGCTCAAAAGTGGGCATGGTATTTCAGCATTTCAACCTGTTCCCTCATATGACTGTATTGAGAAATGTTACGCTCGGTCCGACCATTGTCAAACAGGAGTCAGCGGAAGTCGCTAAAGAGAAAGCCCTGCAACTCCTTGAAAAAGTCGGTCTGTCTGATAAAGCCGACGATTATCCCGGCAGCCTCTCCGGCGGTCAGAAGCAGCGCGTGGCGATTGCCCGGGCACTGGCCATGAATCCGGAGGTCATGCTCTTCGATGAACCGACGTCCGCCCTTGACCCTGAACTCGTCGGGGATGTCCTGAATGTCATGAAAGACCTTGCAAAAGAAGGCATGACCATGGTCGTTGTCACCCACGAAATGGGCTTTGCTAGAGAAATGGGTGACCGGGTCATTTTCATGGATGAAGGGGTCATTATGGAAGAAGGCGACCCTGAACAGATTTTCGACAACCCGGAACATCCGAGAACTCAATCGTTTTTAAGTAAACTGTTGTAA
- a CDS encoding methyl-accepting chemotaxis protein yields the protein MNSVQDMMLSDLQKKNVLTITALAISLASGLVLNIVVEDAVKAWLYGIQLLIVTALFVILKFAVNKEGWFPYLLILSTALFAYTVIYVTGGGLEVTIMFFFLLILATVHMYRSLFLIGFLLGGIGIGLNTFETTMYQEVLAEYFPSVLLLYFLIALLAYVLIHLNNKQFAELIRFLEQAEEDQQVKEKRQVRFQEKVNRMGLQFISISERIQENIQSQSEMTDAVNDVTTGSMEQTEKITSISEHARETREKMGEVMTRSDSLKREFDQMKSSANQGKDESLELTDQMETFRRHVSQLSALFHELSGKIQETNTFSNEIIQISEQTNLLALNASIEAARAGEAGKGFSVVADEIRKLAESSNRSAEKITSNLKDVTATNEAALNKMNENTDMLSSNVEKTKAVNGYFNELSAAVAKIEAVFETFSAHSRDVVLQSEQVEGATGDLAAIIEEASASLEEINASVESLNTRNTSIEEMLNETEADVKSLLHESE from the coding sequence ATGAACAGTGTGCAGGATATGATGCTTAGCGATTTACAGAAGAAAAATGTGTTGACGATCACGGCACTTGCGATTTCACTTGCGAGTGGACTGGTGCTGAATATCGTTGTGGAAGATGCAGTTAAAGCCTGGTTATACGGGATCCAGCTCCTGATTGTGACAGCTCTGTTCGTGATCCTGAAATTTGCAGTAAACAAAGAGGGGTGGTTTCCTTATCTTTTGATTTTATCAACGGCCCTGTTTGCTTACACGGTGATTTATGTGACAGGAGGCGGTCTCGAAGTCACGATCATGTTTTTCTTTTTACTGATTCTTGCGACGGTTCATATGTACAGATCACTTTTCCTGATCGGTTTTCTGCTCGGGGGGATTGGCATTGGTCTGAATACGTTTGAGACGACGATGTATCAGGAAGTGCTCGCAGAATATTTTCCGTCCGTTTTGCTTCTTTATTTTCTGATTGCACTCCTCGCCTATGTGCTGATCCATTTAAACAACAAACAGTTTGCGGAACTGATCCGGTTTCTTGAGCAGGCTGAAGAAGATCAACAGGTGAAAGAAAAACGCCAAGTCCGTTTTCAGGAAAAAGTCAACCGGATGGGCCTCCAGTTTATCTCGATCAGCGAACGGATTCAGGAAAATATTCAATCGCAGTCGGAAATGACAGATGCAGTGAATGATGTGACAACTGGCAGTATGGAACAAACGGAGAAAATAACTTCAATCTCGGAACATGCGAGAGAAACAAGGGAAAAGATGGGTGAGGTCATGACGCGCAGTGACAGCCTGAAGCGCGAATTTGATCAGATGAAGAGCAGTGCCAATCAGGGAAAAGACGAATCACTTGAATTGACCGATCAAATGGAGACCTTTCGCCGTCATGTATCACAACTCAGTGCATTGTTTCATGAACTGTCAGGGAAGATTCAGGAGACGAACACCTTCTCCAATGAGATTATTCAGATCAGTGAACAGACCAATCTCCTCGCACTCAATGCGTCCATAGAAGCAGCCAGGGCCGGGGAGGCGGGGAAAGGATTCTCTGTCGTGGCTGACGAAATCAGAAAACTCGCTGAATCGTCAAACCGCTCTGCAGAAAAGATTACGAGCAACTTGAAGGATGTGACGGCAACAAACGAGGCAGCTTTGAATAAAATGAACGAAAATACGGACATGCTGTCATCCAATGTCGAGAAAACGAAAGCCGTCAACGGGTATTTCAATGAACTGAGTGCGGCAGTAGCAAAGATTGAAGCGGTATTCGAAACCTTTTCTGCGCACAGCCGTGATGTTGTGTTACAGTCCGAACAGGTAGAAGGCGCTACAGGAGACCTTGCTGCGATTATTGAAGAGGCTTCAGCAAGTCTTGAAGAGATCAATGCTTCTGTTGAAAGCCTGAATACAAGGAACACATCGATCGAAGAGATGTTAAATGAGACGGAAGCCGACGTTAAATCATTGCTTCACGAATCTGAATAG
- a CDS encoding thioredoxin family protein, which produces MKIEVLGTGCTKCKRLEERTKEAVQELGIDAEVSKVEELDQIIEYGVFKTPGLVIDGEVKATGKVLTVKELKKLLS; this is translated from the coding sequence ATGAAAATTGAAGTACTCGGAACAGGATGCACAAAGTGCAAGCGACTTGAGGAACGGACAAAAGAAGCGGTTCAGGAGCTTGGGATTGATGCAGAAGTGTCGAAGGTGGAAGAACTGGATCAGATTATTGAGTACGGCGTATTTAAGACACCAGGACTCGTGATCGACGGTGAGGTAAAAGCAACAGGTAAAGTATTGACCGTCAAAGAACTGAAAAAACTGTTGTCATAA
- a CDS encoding ArsR/SmtB family transcription factor: MSKQMIILNQSESRQLLSRLKEQHPGLREDVQRSANVYKALGDPQRLMMLAMILERDCCKCELLDALDGAPSTITHHVNILEKAGLIASRREGKYTMYSLFMDADQVRQWLKGCGE, translated from the coding sequence ATGAGCAAACAAATGATCATACTCAATCAGTCGGAGAGCAGGCAGCTGCTTAGCCGTTTGAAAGAACAACACCCGGGGCTCCGTGAAGATGTTCAGCGATCTGCGAACGTCTATAAGGCTCTTGGCGATCCGCAGCGTCTCATGATGCTTGCGATGATCCTTGAACGGGATTGCTGTAAATGTGAGCTTCTCGATGCACTCGATGGTGCACCGTCGACGATTACGCATCATGTAAATATCCTTGAAAAGGCCGGTCTGATCGCTTCGCGTCGAGAGGGTAAGTATACGATGTACAGTCTGTTTATGGACGCTGATCAGGTGAGACAGTGGCTGAAGGGGTGTGGTGAATAA
- a CDS encoding glutamine ABC transporter substrate-binding protein, giving the protein MKKLAGLTIGSGLLMLAACGDDSDMPTYTVATDSSYVPFEFLDTETGEMVGFDIDLINEIADRVGFEIDLEVVEFDGIVSGMGTGRYDIGIAGMTITEERAENFDFSDPYYDAGLILAVRADDDEIQSIDDVDGRPVATRAATTSETYLMENTDAEVRTFPEIVNAYQDLVAGRVDAVIYDVPNVLYYIDNEAIGEMRAVGDTLTGEQYGIAFPQGSELVDEVNAALAEMMEDGTYGDIYEEWFGERPE; this is encoded by the coding sequence ATGAAGAAATTGGCTGGATTAACGATTGGTTCTGGATTACTCATGCTTGCAGCTTGCGGAGACGACAGTGACATGCCGACGTATACCGTGGCGACTGACTCAAGCTATGTGCCGTTTGAGTTCCTGGATACCGAGACCGGTGAAATGGTCGGTTTTGACATTGACCTCATCAACGAGATTGCCGATCGCGTCGGTTTTGAGATTGATCTCGAAGTTGTGGAATTCGACGGGATTGTTTCCGGAATGGGAACCGGCCGATACGACATCGGGATTGCAGGAATGACGATTACTGAAGAACGCGCCGAGAACTTTGATTTCTCTGATCCTTACTATGATGCGGGTCTGATCCTGGCCGTCAGGGCAGACGATGATGAGATTCAATCCATCGATGACGTGGATGGACGCCCTGTTGCAACACGCGCAGCGACGACCAGTGAGACCTATCTGATGGAGAACACAGACGCAGAAGTCCGCACCTTCCCTGAGATTGTCAATGCCTATCAGGATCTTGTCGCGGGCCGTGTTGATGCGGTGATCTATGACGTGCCAAACGTTCTTTACTACATTGACAATGAGGCCATCGGAGAAATGAGGGCTGTCGGCGATACATTGACCGGTGAACAGTACGGCATTGCCTTCCCTCAAGGTTCCGAACTGGTGGATGAGGTCAACGCTGCTTTGGCAGAGATGATGGAAGATGGAACATACGGAGACATTTACGAAGAATGGTTCGGTGAGCGTCCGGAGTAA
- a CDS encoding lytic transglycosylase domain-containing protein, with protein MKKRFVISSGMTILLFIIFLTGALFLIASFEPTPDEEISEEPVRRIAPHEIPEAFIPVYQDAEEAYGVPWRLLAAVHRVETIFSTMDPLISPAGAEGHLQFMPCTWTGWSHPTCGELGLGEITDDEKTDPSAISRYGGYGVDATDNGVADPFDLHDAIFSAANYLAIAGAAEGRLEEAVFDYNRADWYVSEVLHFYSIYNQGYNIIDLEEEGIDTQHTP; from the coding sequence TTGAAAAAACGTTTTGTCATCAGTTCAGGTATGACCATCTTGCTGTTTATTATCTTCTTGACAGGCGCCTTGTTCCTGATCGCCTCTTTTGAACCGACTCCTGACGAAGAGATCTCAGAGGAACCGGTAAGGCGCATTGCTCCTCATGAAATACCTGAAGCATTTATTCCTGTTTATCAGGATGCGGAAGAAGCATACGGTGTTCCCTGGCGTCTCCTTGCTGCCGTTCACCGCGTCGAAACCATTTTCTCCACGATGGATCCTTTAATCAGTCCTGCCGGAGCAGAAGGCCATCTTCAATTCATGCCCTGCACCTGGACAGGCTGGTCTCATCCGACCTGTGGCGAGCTGGGACTCGGTGAGATCACCGACGACGAAAAAACCGATCCGTCTGCAATCAGCCGCTATGGCGGATACGGTGTGGATGCCACGGATAACGGTGTAGCAGACCCCTTTGACCTTCACGATGCCATTTTCAGTGCAGCAAACTATCTGGCCATTGCCGGAGCTGCAGAGGGCAGGCTTGAAGAGGCCGTGTTTGATTACAACCGGGCTGACTGGTATGTCAGTGAAGTCCTCCACTTCTATTCGATATACAACCAAGGGTATAACATCATTGACCTTGAAGAAGAAGGGATCGACACCCAACATACCCCCTGA
- a CDS encoding permease, translated as MEILQAGWQFLLDYLTLPRIVTLTIVFFISGAIAQFMSQGVVLKYFGPDAKKSTSFTMASVSGVILTVCSCSVLPMFASIWKKGAGIGPAVTFLFAGPAINVLAITFTFSFLGMGLGISRVVTAMILAVLIGILMHLLFHREEKADEKNSRIFDMQEESERPLWQNMLFFLTLLVMLLAGMNLPYVTAGAFLILIVQLVLFFDRDELWDWCLETYDLVKKIVPLFIVGIFIAGVITVLIPETFMGQVAGENTLSATLLASVFGAFMYFATLTEVPIVQSFLDLGMAKGPALALLLAGPSMSLPNMLIVGKVMGVKKTLAYISMVTALSAVMALITGWLFF; from the coding sequence ATGGAGATCCTCCAGGCAGGCTGGCAATTCCTTCTCGATTATCTGACCTTGCCCCGTATCGTCACCTTGACAATCGTTTTCTTTATTTCCGGTGCCATTGCTCAGTTTATGTCTCAGGGCGTTGTGTTAAAGTACTTCGGCCCTGATGCGAAGAAATCCACCTCATTTACCATGGCATCGGTTTCCGGTGTGATACTGACGGTTTGCTCGTGTTCGGTTCTGCCGATGTTTGCAAGTATATGGAAGAAAGGGGCCGGAATCGGGCCTGCGGTAACCTTTTTGTTTGCCGGACCCGCGATCAATGTGCTCGCAATTACGTTTACGTTCAGCTTTTTAGGGATGGGGCTCGGCATCAGTCGTGTTGTTACGGCGATGATTCTTGCAGTCCTTATCGGGATCCTGATGCATCTTCTCTTTCACAGGGAAGAGAAAGCCGATGAAAAAAACAGTCGGATTTTTGACATGCAGGAAGAGAGTGAGCGGCCGCTTTGGCAAAATATGCTCTTTTTCCTTACGCTCCTGGTGATGCTGCTTGCAGGAATGAATCTGCCTTATGTGACGGCGGGAGCCTTTCTGATTCTCATCGTGCAGCTGGTGCTCTTTTTTGACCGCGATGAATTGTGGGACTGGTGTTTGGAGACCTATGACCTTGTCAAAAAAATCGTGCCGCTGTTTATCGTCGGGATCTTTATTGCCGGTGTGATTACCGTACTGATTCCGGAGACGTTTATGGGGCAGGTGGCTGGAGAAAACACCCTTTCAGCGACGCTCTTGGCATCGGTATTTGGCGCATTTATGTATTTTGCGACTCTGACGGAGGTCCCGATTGTTCAAAGCTTTCTTGATCTTGGGATGGCGAAAGGACCTGCGCTGGCATTGTTATTGGCAGGGCCGTCCATGAGTCTGCCGAACATGCTGATTGTCGGGAAGGTCATGGGCGTGAAAAAGACCTTGGCTTACATTAGTATGGTGACGGCGTTGTCGGCAGTGATGGCACTCATTACGGGTTGGTTATTTTTCTAA
- a CDS encoding vitamin K epoxide reductase family protein, with product MKDMALNGTERFEDQAQQEESTETAYSYGTSVPKIFGLFTAVAAIGWAVSVFLTGIHFWALPLPASFDPTGTPWQVMTSEYAYIMGIPLALLGAVYYLTVLLMSGLWFQTRAPLILKLLTPVTIIGVMSSAVFVYLQLFVIEAICPFCMVSAASTTVLLLLEYIMIKKSSLPSLTKLIPTAKTTFNKKGVTWMGLMFVAAALPILVFWITTIMPFPGS from the coding sequence ATGAAAGATATGGCTCTTAACGGAACTGAACGTTTTGAAGATCAGGCACAACAAGAAGAATCAACGGAGACTGCCTACTCATACGGTACTAGCGTACCGAAAATATTTGGACTCTTTACTGCAGTTGCAGCAATCGGCTGGGCTGTCAGCGTATTTTTAACCGGCATTCACTTTTGGGCACTGCCACTTCCGGCATCCTTTGATCCGACCGGTACACCATGGCAGGTTATGACCAGTGAATATGCCTACATCATGGGCATTCCCCTCGCATTGCTTGGTGCTGTTTATTACCTGACTGTATTACTGATGTCCGGTCTCTGGTTCCAGACACGTGCGCCACTGATTCTTAAACTGTTAACACCTGTTACAATTATCGGTGTAATGTCATCTGCCGTATTTGTTTATCTGCAACTGTTTGTCATCGAAGCAATCTGTCCGTTCTGTATGGTATCTGCCGCATCAACTACCGTTCTTTTACTTCTTGAATATATTATGATTAAGAAAAGCAGCCTGCCATCTTTAACAAAACTCATTCCGACTGCAAAGACGACGTTTAATAAGAAGGGTGTTACGTGGATGGGTCTGATGTTTGTTGCAGCTGCCCTCCCGATCCTTGTGTTCTGGATCACGACTATCATGCCATTTCCGGGAAGCTGA